From the Desulforamulus hydrothermalis Lam5 = DSM 18033 genome, one window contains:
- the ftsH gene encoding ATP-dependent zinc metalloprotease FtsH, whose amino-acid sequence MNKVLKNLSIYLLIVLVIIFLIQFTGEKKNAVVPLRYDEFITALGQNKIQYVEMTTDKSTNMIIGKFKDGRDFQTNGPILDQSLIPLLMEKNVQFKQVPPPEPSWWTGLLTTMLPILIFVALFFFMMQQSQGGGNRVMSFGKSKAKLHTDEKRKVTFEDVAGADEVKEELAEIVDYLKNPKKFNEIGAKIPKGVLLFGPPGTGKTLLARAVAGEAGVPFFSISGSDFVEMFVGVGASRVRDLFEQAKKNAPCIVFIDEIDAVGRQRGAGLGGGHDEREQTLNQLLVEMDGFNPNEGIIIVAATNRPDILDPALLRPGRFDRQVVVDQPDVKGREEILKVHARGKPLEEDVNLEVLARRTPGFTGADLANLMNEAALLAARSGKNKIGMRELEDSIERVIAGPEKKSKVISEKEKRLVSYHEAGHALVGYLLPNTDPVHKVSIIPRGRAGGYTLLLPKEDRYYMTKSMLLDQVVMLLGGRVAEDVVLKEISTGAQNDLERATGIVRRMIMEYGMSEELGPLTLGHKQDTPFLGRDIARDRNYSEEVAYAIDREVRKMIDQAYGKAKDLLTKHRDTLDKIAGVLMEKETIEAEEFAQLMRESGLEKPVMA is encoded by the coding sequence TTGAATAAGGTTCTGAAAAACCTTAGCATCTATCTTTTAATTGTGCTGGTTATTATTTTTTTAATCCAGTTTACAGGGGAAAAGAAAAACGCGGTTGTGCCACTGCGGTATGACGAATTTATTACCGCATTAGGACAAAATAAAATTCAATATGTTGAAATGACCACCGATAAATCAACCAACATGATTATCGGCAAGTTTAAAGACGGCCGGGATTTTCAAACCAACGGGCCTATTTTGGATCAGTCCTTAATTCCTTTGCTGATGGAAAAAAATGTCCAGTTTAAACAAGTTCCCCCGCCGGAGCCTTCCTGGTGGACCGGTCTGTTAACAACTATGCTGCCCATTCTTATTTTTGTGGCGCTGTTCTTCTTTATGATGCAGCAGAGCCAGGGCGGCGGCAACCGGGTAATGTCCTTCGGCAAAAGCAAAGCCAAGCTGCATACGGACGAAAAGAGAAAAGTAACTTTTGAAGATGTGGCGGGAGCGGACGAAGTAAAGGAAGAACTGGCTGAAATTGTAGATTATTTGAAAAATCCTAAAAAATTTAACGAAATCGGTGCCAAAATACCTAAAGGAGTGCTGTTATTCGGGCCTCCCGGCACCGGTAAAACTCTGCTGGCCAGGGCGGTGGCAGGTGAAGCGGGAGTGCCTTTCTTTTCCATTTCCGGTTCTGATTTTGTGGAAATGTTCGTGGGTGTAGGTGCTTCCCGGGTGCGTGATTTGTTTGAACAAGCCAAAAAAAATGCTCCCTGTATTGTATTTATAGATGAAATCGACGCCGTTGGCCGTCAGCGGGGCGCCGGTCTGGGCGGCGGCCATGACGAGCGGGAACAAACCCTTAACCAACTGCTGGTAGAAATGGATGGGTTTAATCCTAACGAGGGCATTATTATTGTGGCGGCTACCAACCGTCCGGATATTCTGGATCCGGCCTTGCTGCGACCCGGTCGCTTTGACCGGCAAGTTGTGGTGGACCAGCCGGATGTTAAGGGCAGAGAAGAAATTCTTAAGGTGCATGCCCGCGGCAAACCATTGGAGGAAGATGTAAATTTAGAAGTGCTGGCCCGCCGGACACCGGGTTTTACCGGTGCAGATCTGGCCAATTTAATGAACGAGGCGGCCCTGCTGGCTGCCCGTTCCGGCAAGAACAAAATTGGCATGCGGGAACTGGAAGACTCGATTGAAAGAGTTATTGCCGGTCCGGAGAAAAAATCTAAAGTAATTTCCGAAAAGGAAAAACGCTTGGTTTCATATCATGAAGCAGGCCATGCCCTGGTGGGCTACCTGTTGCCCAATACAGACCCGGTGCATAAGGTTTCTATTATTCCCCGGGGTCGGGCGGGCGGCTATACATTGTTGCTGCCCAAAGAAGACCGTTATTACATGACCAAATCCATGTTGCTGGATCAGGTAGTCATGCTGCTGGGCGGTCGGGTTGCGGAAGATGTGGTGCTGAAAGAAATCAGCACCGGCGCCCAAAATGACCTGGAGCGGGCCACCGGCATTGTCCGCCGCATGATTATGGAATACGGCATGAGCGAGGAGCTGGGGCCCCTCACCCTGGGGCATAAGCAAGATACCCCGTTCCTGGGCCGGGATATTGCCCGTGACCGCAATTACTCCGAAGAAGTGGCCTACGCCATTGACCGGGAAGTGCGCAAGATGATTGACCAGGCCTACGGTAAAGCGAAAGATTTGTTGACGAAACACAGGGATACCTTGGACAAAATTGCCGGGGTATTGATGGAAAAAGAAACCATTGAAGCGGAAGAATTTGCTCAATTAATGCGGGAATCCGGTTTGGAAAAACCGGTTATGGCATAA
- a CDS encoding thioesterase family protein, producing MELTVGMCHETSTTVTENQTAIAYGSGGVRVFATPAMIGLMEKAALELADQCLPAGQTTVGTLVNVKHTAATPVGMRVVARATLTEIDGKRLVFRVEATDETGPVGEGTHERFIINLEKFLQKVESKLSR from the coding sequence GTGGAACTGACAGTAGGCATGTGCCATGAAACAAGCACCACAGTAACAGAAAATCAGACCGCCATAGCCTATGGCAGCGGCGGGGTACGCGTGTTTGCCACCCCGGCCATGATTGGCTTGATGGAGAAGGCGGCGCTGGAACTGGCCGACCAATGCCTGCCGGCGGGACAAACCACCGTAGGTACCCTGGTAAACGTTAAACATACTGCTGCCACGCCGGTGGGTATGCGGGTGGTAGCTAGGGCAACCCTCACGGAAATTGACGGCAAACGGCTGGTTTTCAGGGTGGAGGCAACGGATGAAACCGGTCCGGTTGGTGAAGGTACCCATGAACGTTTTATAATTAACCTGGAAAAATTCCTGCAAAAGGTAGAAAGCAAGCTCTCCCGATAA
- the tilS gene encoding tRNA lysidine(34) synthetase TilS, with the protein MEVLDKVRQEIARHNMIEPGQLIVVGVSGGPDSVALLHILHTLAGELGIKLHAAHLNHRFRGEEARQDALFVRQLCSNWGIPCTIEERDVPGYARQKHLSAQVAAREVRYRFFYEVLQAAGGQKIALAHQADDQAESVLLNLLRGAGAGGLAGIPPVRDNLIIRPLLSLRRQEIEQYCHRQRIGFRTDSSNLKTAYRRNKIRHVLIPLLEREYSPGLVNILVRTAEQLRTEDEFMEHLAEQAYRQVLLTRNSRRLELARGELARQPVALARRIIRLAWQEIRGSKQDLTYDHVERLLAQLPGGGPQRHWELPAGITVRLTYDRLTLLKEYGRNSLNLPVYPLPVPGSVATASGSTITSLLLRRQDFTGNPRELPAHQAVLDYAQVTLPLAVRFRQEGDVLVPFGLGKPVKLKKILIDLKIPRHRRDSIPLVVEQKTGRILWVAGIRLADGVGISETTEKIILLRLENGHHSNT; encoded by the coding sequence ATGGAGGTGTTGGATAAGGTTCGCCAAGAAATTGCCCGGCATAACATGATTGAGCCGGGACAATTGATTGTTGTGGGAGTTTCCGGCGGGCCGGATTCAGTGGCGCTGTTGCATATCCTGCATACTTTGGCGGGGGAGTTGGGCATAAAACTGCACGCAGCTCACTTGAATCACCGGTTCCGGGGGGAAGAAGCCCGGCAGGATGCCCTGTTTGTCAGGCAATTATGCTCCAACTGGGGTATACCGTGCACCATCGAGGAACGCGATGTCCCGGGCTATGCCAGGCAAAAGCATTTATCTGCCCAGGTAGCAGCCAGAGAAGTACGCTACCGGTTTTTTTACGAAGTTCTGCAGGCCGCCGGGGGGCAAAAGATTGCCCTGGCTCACCAGGCTGACGACCAAGCAGAGTCGGTTTTGCTGAATCTGTTGCGCGGTGCGGGTGCCGGGGGGTTAGCAGGTATCCCGCCGGTACGGGACAATCTTATCATACGCCCCCTGCTAAGCCTGCGGCGGCAAGAGATTGAGCAGTATTGCCACAGGCAGCGAATCGGTTTCCGGACGGATAGTTCTAATTTAAAAACGGCCTACCGGAGAAATAAAATCAGGCATGTTTTGATACCTCTGCTGGAACGGGAGTATTCACCCGGGCTGGTAAATATTTTGGTGCGTACGGCTGAACAGCTGCGCACCGAGGATGAATTCATGGAACATTTGGCTGAACAGGCCTACAGACAGGTTTTGCTTACCCGGAACAGCCGCCGTTTAGAACTGGCCCGGGGAGAACTGGCCCGGCAACCGGTTGCCCTGGCCCGGCGGATTATCAGGCTGGCCTGGCAGGAGATCCGGGGCTCTAAACAGGATCTAACCTATGACCATGTTGAACGGTTGTTGGCACAGTTGCCGGGAGGGGGGCCGCAGCGGCACTGGGAACTGCCCGCCGGCATTACTGTTCGCTTGACCTATGACAGGCTAACCTTGTTGAAGGAGTACGGCCGTAATTCCCTTAACCTGCCTGTTTATCCCCTGCCGGTTCCCGGCAGCGTGGCGACCGCATCCGGCAGCACCATAACCAGCCTGTTGCTCAGGCGGCAGGATTTTACAGGCAACCCCCGGGAGCTGCCCGCCCACCAGGCGGTGCTGGACTATGCCCAAGTAACCCTGCCTCTGGCCGTCAGATTCAGGCAGGAGGGTGATGTGCTGGTGCCCTTTGGACTAGGCAAGCCGGTTAAACTAAAAAAAATACTTATTGACCTTAAGATACCCAGACACCGGCGGGACAGCATTCCGCTGGTGGTGGAGCAAAAAACGGGCAGGATTTTATGGGTGGCCGGTATTCGCCTGGCCGACGGCGTAGGAATCAGTGAGACAACTGAAAAAATAATTCTATTGCGATTGGAAAATGGGCATCATAGTAATACATAA
- the ndk gene encoding nucleoside-diphosphate kinase, giving the protein MERTYLMVKPDGVQRGLVGQIISRFEQRGYKIVGLKMMQITRELAEKHYGEHAGKPFFQGLVDFITSGPVVAMAVEGKDVVATAREMMGATNPLKAAPGTIRATYGVDVGRNVIHGSDSPASAEREIALFFRPEELVDYGRAIDAWIYE; this is encoded by the coding sequence ATGGAACGCACTTATTTAATGGTCAAACCCGACGGAGTTCAACGGGGACTGGTTGGTCAAATTATCAGCCGCTTTGAGCAAAGGGGCTACAAAATTGTCGGTTTGAAGATGATGCAAATTACCCGTGAGCTGGCAGAAAAGCATTACGGGGAACACGCAGGCAAGCCCTTTTTCCAGGGACTGGTTGACTTTATTACGTCCGGCCCGGTGGTGGCGATGGCAGTGGAAGGCAAGGATGTGGTGGCAACCGCCCGTGAAATGATGGGAGCAACCAACCCTCTAAAAGCCGCACCCGGCACCATTCGTGCAACCTACGGAGTGGATGTGGGGCGCAATGTTATTCACGGCTCAGATTCGCCGGCCAGTGCCGAGAGGGAAATTGCCTTGTTCTTCCGGCCGGAGGAACTGGTGGATTACGGGCGGGCCATTGATGCCTGGATTTACGAATAA
- a CDS encoding formate--tetrahydrofolate ligase, producing the protein MKHVPSDLEIAQAHQMLPISEVAAGIGLGEDDIDLYGKYKAKIKLDVLHKFQDRPQGKLIDVTAITPTPLGEGKTVTTIGLTQGLGKIGKRVITTLRQPSMGPVFGIKGGAAGGGYAQVVPMEDINIHFTGDIHAVQAANNLLAAMIDTSILLGNPLNIDPMTVMWNRVLDTNDRALRDIVIGLGGKENGYPRQTGFDMAVASEVMAILALAENLHDLRRRLGRIVVAYTYEGKPVTAEDLKAAGAMTVIMKEALKPNLVQTLEGQACIMHAGPFANIAHGNNSVLADKIALRLADYVVTESGFGSDLGMEKFMNIKCRQSGLRPSCVVITCTIRALKMHGGLGHVVAGKPLPAELTRENLPALAQGCANLAHHIKVAGYFGVPVVVSINRFSTDTDAEVALVRQKALEAGALGAYPITVWADGGEGAVELAEAVVAACEKPADFQLLYPDHLSIKEKIEILATKVYNADGVIYEPLAERKIKQFEELGLGRLPICMAKTHLSVSHDPARKGLPHNYLFPIRDIRASVGAGFLYPLAGAMRTMPGLGSKPAAHQVDIDEQGRTVGLF; encoded by the coding sequence TTGAAGCATGTTCCCAGCGATTTAGAGATAGCTCAGGCCCATCAAATGCTGCCCATCAGCGAGGTGGCAGCCGGCATCGGTCTGGGGGAAGATGATATTGACCTGTACGGCAAGTATAAGGCCAAGATTAAACTGGATGTCTTGCACAAGTTTCAAGACAGGCCCCAGGGCAAATTAATTGATGTTACCGCCATCACGCCGACGCCCCTGGGAGAAGGCAAAACGGTAACCACCATAGGCTTAACTCAGGGCTTGGGTAAAATAGGCAAAAGAGTTATTACTACCCTGCGTCAGCCTTCCATGGGCCCGGTTTTTGGCATTAAGGGCGGGGCGGCCGGCGGCGGCTATGCCCAGGTGGTGCCGATGGAAGATATTAATATACACTTTACCGGCGATATTCATGCGGTACAGGCTGCCAACAACCTGCTGGCGGCCATGATTGACACTTCCATCCTGCTGGGCAATCCCCTTAATATCGACCCGATGACAGTTATGTGGAACCGGGTATTGGATACCAACGACCGGGCTCTGCGGGATATTGTCATCGGTCTGGGCGGCAAAGAGAACGGCTACCCCCGCCAGACCGGCTTTGACATGGCGGTGGCCTCAGAGGTAATGGCTATTTTGGCGCTGGCTGAAAACCTGCATGACTTGCGCCGGCGCCTGGGCCGCATTGTAGTTGCCTATACTTATGAGGGCAAACCGGTCACCGCCGAAGACCTCAAGGCGGCCGGGGCCATGACGGTCATCATGAAGGAAGCCCTGAAACCCAACCTGGTGCAAACCCTGGAGGGACAAGCCTGCATCATGCATGCAGGGCCTTTTGCCAATATCGCCCATGGCAACAACTCGGTACTGGCGGACAAAATTGCCCTTCGGCTGGCCGATTATGTAGTAACTGAAAGCGGTTTCGGTTCTGACCTGGGCATGGAAAAATTTATGAATATCAAATGCCGCCAATCCGGCCTGCGGCCCAGCTGCGTGGTGATTACCTGCACTATCCGGGCTTTAAAGATGCATGGCGGACTTGGCCATGTGGTGGCCGGCAAACCCCTGCCGGCAGAACTGACCCGGGAGAACCTGCCGGCGCTGGCCCAGGGTTGTGCCAACCTGGCGCACCATATTAAAGTGGCCGGTTACTTCGGGGTACCGGTAGTGGTGTCCATTAACCGCTTTTCCACTGACACGGATGCGGAGGTGGCGTTGGTGCGGCAAAAGGCTTTGGAGGCAGGGGCTCTGGGCGCTTATCCCATTACCGTTTGGGCGGATGGCGGGGAAGGAGCTGTGGAGCTGGCCGAAGCAGTGGTTGCTGCCTGCGAAAAACCCGCTGATTTCCAACTGCTTTATCCGGATCACCTTAGTATTAAAGAAAAAATTGAGATTCTTGCCACCAAGGTTTATAATGCGGACGGCGTGATCTATGAACCTTTGGCGGAAAGAAAAATTAAGCAATTTGAGGAACTTGGCCTGGGACGGTTGCCTATTTGCATGGCCAAAACCCACCTTTCTGTCAGCCACGACCCAGCCCGCAAGGGGTTGCCGCACAACTATCTGTTCCCCATCCGGGACATCCGGGCTTCGGTTGGGGCCGGTTTCCTGTATCCGCTGGCCGGTGCCATGCGGACCATGCCCGGGTTGGGCTCAAAACCGGCGGCCCACCAGGTGGACATAGACGAACAGGGCCGTACGGTAGGGTTGTTTTAG
- the phnD gene encoding phosphate/phosphite/phosphonate ABC transporter substrate-binding protein, whose translation MFKLKTKADALPDQSNELLLLAEKLGFDAYQVKWTVQENYEAVKSIVKTVNDNNQEIISGVSGLQEISGVAKAVEELAQKVAGNCTAALTKAQTNNLYIHEIEKELLAIVYEMKIFANSAEKLQNLSEHIARFVGEVRDIARQTNLLALNAAIEAARVGLAGKGFAVVADEIKKLADVSAMSARSIQQTSEQVTAGIYEVATGAQDSANKLNQVGSKIKQCGKTFAELVGVFEEITTLNSELFEGATKQALATEDIAQVFTNISASTKQVQQVVANQQRHHEYLHQLIDKISNNIYLVQKEAVCYKGRKELLFGINPAMSPDTIRELYLPVINALCNNLGYQPRIIIAADYNALADSLHDRIIDVGWFSPLAYVNASAKQKIIPLATPIVNGASSYKGYIVTTKETGITSLAELKGKRIAFVDPKSASGYAYPRLLLRQQGVDPDQQLGECIFLGTHSRVIDAVLSGAVTAGATYTEAIDEAKKRGLPVERMVYLAETPPIPKDCLAVHTSFDKNLLKKVQHILLTLADSSEGQRVLLNTSIQGFIKARDEDYNIVREIANINKT comes from the coding sequence ATGTTTAAATTAAAAACAAAGGCTGATGCTTTGCCTGATCAAAGCAATGAACTGTTATTGCTGGCAGAGAAATTAGGATTTGATGCCTACCAAGTTAAATGGACGGTGCAAGAAAACTATGAAGCTGTTAAAAGCATTGTAAAAACAGTTAATGATAACAACCAGGAAATAATCTCCGGCGTATCAGGTTTGCAAGAAATATCAGGTGTTGCGAAGGCTGTGGAAGAACTGGCCCAAAAAGTTGCAGGAAATTGTACGGCAGCTCTTACAAAAGCCCAGACCAATAACTTGTACATTCATGAAATAGAAAAAGAGTTGTTGGCAATAGTTTACGAGATGAAAATTTTCGCTAACTCAGCTGAAAAATTGCAAAATCTTTCTGAACATATTGCCCGTTTTGTTGGTGAGGTCAGAGATATTGCGCGACAGACTAATTTATTGGCTCTCAATGCAGCCATTGAAGCCGCCCGGGTTGGTTTGGCCGGCAAAGGTTTTGCAGTTGTGGCGGATGAAATAAAAAAACTGGCAGATGTAAGCGCGATGTCTGCCAGGAGCATCCAACAAACATCTGAACAAGTTACGGCAGGGATTTATGAAGTGGCTACCGGTGCGCAAGACAGTGCAAACAAATTAAATCAGGTTGGTTCAAAGATAAAACAGTGCGGCAAAACATTTGCTGAGTTAGTGGGCGTGTTCGAAGAAATAACCACTTTAAATTCTGAATTATTTGAAGGGGCAACCAAACAAGCCCTTGCCACAGAAGATATTGCGCAAGTGTTTACCAATATTTCTGCATCTACCAAGCAGGTACAGCAAGTTGTAGCGAATCAACAAAGACATCATGAATATCTCCATCAATTAATTGATAAAATAAGCAACAATATATACTTAGTACAAAAGGAAGCAGTCTGCTATAAAGGAAGAAAAGAACTGTTATTTGGCATTAATCCAGCCATGAGCCCGGATACGATCAGAGAACTTTATCTGCCGGTTATAAATGCTCTTTGCAACAACCTGGGTTATCAACCGAGAATCATTATAGCTGCTGACTATAATGCTTTAGCGGATAGTTTGCATGACCGAATTATTGATGTGGGCTGGTTTTCTCCGTTAGCATATGTAAATGCTTCGGCTAAGCAGAAAATTATTCCTCTGGCCACGCCGATTGTTAATGGAGCATCTTCTTATAAGGGATATATTGTAACCACTAAAGAAACAGGAATTACTTCCCTGGCTGAACTAAAAGGAAAAAGAATTGCTTTTGTTGATCCAAAGTCTGCTTCGGGTTATGCTTATCCACGGTTGCTGTTGCGTCAACAGGGAGTTGATCCGGATCAACAATTGGGGGAATGCATCTTCCTTGGTACTCATAGCCGGGTGATTGATGCAGTCCTTTCCGGAGCGGTAACAGCCGGTGCAACCTACACAGAGGCAATTGATGAAGCAAAAAAACGGGGTTTGCCGGTGGAAAGAATGGTTTACTTAGCTGAAACGCCGCCTATACCAAAGGATTGTCTGGCAGTTCACACTTCTTTTGATAAAAATTTATTGAAAAAAGTTCAACATATTTTACTTACCTTGGCAGATAGCAGTGAGGGACAAAGAGTTTTGCTGAACACTTCGATTCAAGGGTTTATTAAAGCAAGGGATGAGGATTATAATATTGTGCGTGAAATAGCTAATATTAACAAGACCTAA
- a CDS encoding glycerol-3-phosphate responsive antiterminator: MESLIKILLNKPVAAAVRRLDDMEEVLRHPNINAIFLLGGDINSLPPVVKRVRTTSKLLFIHIDLLEGIGKDRAGIHLLKRMGVHGIVTTKGNLVKYAREEGLYVIQRVFIVDSESVKTAIKVAENIKPHAVEILPATIPSYVISDMKKALGLPVLGGGLLKTEEDLREALDKGFDAISTSLRFLWNVNV; this comes from the coding sequence ATGGAATCATTAATCAAGATATTATTAAATAAGCCTGTGGCAGCAGCAGTCAGGCGGCTGGATGACATGGAAGAAGTATTAAGGCATCCCAATATAAACGCAATCTTTCTTTTAGGTGGCGATATAAACTCTTTGCCACCGGTAGTCAAAAGGGTGCGGACGACAAGCAAGCTGTTATTTATTCATATAGATTTATTAGAAGGAATTGGCAAAGACCGGGCAGGAATTCATTTGCTCAAACGTATGGGCGTTCATGGCATTGTGACAACAAAAGGCAACCTGGTAAAATACGCCAGAGAAGAAGGCCTTTATGTAATACAGCGTGTATTTATTGTAGATTCAGAATCGGTTAAAACTGCCATTAAGGTTGCCGAAAACATCAAACCTCATGCAGTGGAAATATTGCCGGCTACTATCCCTTCATATGTTATTAGCGATATGAAGAAAGCTCTGGGCCTGCCTGTTTTAGGCGGCGGGCTTTTAAAAACGGAGGAGGATTTGCGCGAGGCGCTGGACAAAGGGTTTGACGCTATCAGCACCAGCTTGCGGTTTCTCTGGAACGTAAATGTTTAA